One window from the genome of bacterium encodes:
- a CDS encoding class I SAM-dependent RNA methyltransferase — MNDQTPPSPNVGDTFETPITKLVTGGAGLGRSPDGLTTFVPGTAAGDVVRVRVKRRRKGFLEAELVEVLTASPDRVEPPLGELGSLSGCDLQHLSVAAQLRAKTEIVRDCLTRIAGLDPGDLLEGPVPAGPPLGYRNKVRLWRTPAGPYGMLRHDSHEVLPIERHGLMSDAFNDDILPFVVTLPPADQVVVRLDHQDRFLVSLFGEPDRARMLKAVLKKLPEGAAPHPRCLGILYNNRPLWGRDHLVIQLAGHNYRVHATSFFQTNYRETEAAVALVRGWLDEAGVTAAAPGGALLDLYAGVGLFSLALDDRFARIVAVESDAGAVRDARNNVMRERAAATRTAVIDTPVERAVLSWKTGDPADQPGNPGDPAGALDWAATTVVVDPPRAGLGEQVAKDLAALGPARVIYMSCDPATFARDVKTLGEGGYRLKRARVIDMFPMTGHVEVLGELTKQE, encoded by the coding sequence ATGAACGACCAGACCCCCCCCTCCCCGAACGTGGGCGACACGTTCGAAACCCCCATCACCAAGCTGGTCACCGGCGGCGCCGGGTTGGGGCGCAGTCCCGACGGCTTGACCACGTTCGTGCCCGGCACCGCGGCGGGCGACGTGGTCCGCGTGCGGGTGAAGCGTCGGCGCAAGGGGTTCCTCGAGGCCGAACTGGTCGAGGTGCTGACGGCGTCGCCCGATCGCGTCGAGCCGCCGCTGGGCGAGCTGGGGTCGCTCTCGGGTTGCGACCTGCAGCACCTGTCGGTGGCGGCGCAGTTGCGGGCCAAGACGGAGATCGTGAGGGACTGCCTCACGCGGATCGCCGGCCTCGATCCCGGCGACCTTCTCGAGGGTCCCGTGCCCGCCGGTCCGCCGCTGGGGTACCGCAACAAGGTCCGCCTGTGGCGCACGCCGGCCGGACCGTACGGCATGCTGCGCCACGACAGCCACGAGGTCCTGCCGATCGAGCGGCACGGCCTGATGTCCGACGCGTTCAACGACGACATCCTGCCCTTCGTCGTCACGCTGCCGCCCGCGGACCAGGTCGTGGTGCGGCTGGACCACCAGGACCGCTTCCTGGTGTCGCTGTTCGGCGAGCCCGACCGCGCGCGGATGCTCAAGGCGGTGCTCAAGAAGCTGCCCGAAGGCGCGGCGCCGCACCCGCGGTGCCTGGGCATCCTGTACAACAACCGGCCCCTGTGGGGCCGCGACCACCTCGTGATCCAGCTCGCCGGCCACAACTACCGCGTCCACGCCACGAGCTTCTTCCAGACGAACTACCGGGAGACCGAGGCCGCCGTCGCGCTCGTCCGCGGCTGGCTGGACGAGGCCGGCGTCACCGCGGCGGCGCCGGGGGGCGCGCTGCTGGACCTCTACGCCGGCGTCGGGCTGTTCAGCCTGGCGCTGGACGACCGTTTCGCGCGCATCGTGGCCGTCGAGAGCGACGCGGGCGCGGTCCGTGACGCCCGCAACAACGTCATGCGCGAGCGCGCCGCCGCCACCCGCACCGCGGTGATCGACACCCCGGTCGAGCGGGCCGTCCTGTCCTGGAAGACCGGCGACCCCGCCGACCAGCCCGGCAACCCGGGCGATCCGGCCGGGGCGCTGGACTGGGCCGCCACGACGGTCGTCGTCGACCCGCCGCGCGCCGGTCTGGGCGAGCAGGTGGCCAAGGATCTCGCCGCCCTCGGGCCCGCGCGCGTGATCTACATGAGCTGCGACCCGGCGACCTTCGCCCGCGACGTCAAGACGCTGGGCGAGGGGGGCTACCGGCTGAAGCGGGCGCGGGTGATCGACATGTTCCCGATGACGGGGCACGTGGAAGTGCTGGGTGAACTGACGAAGCAGGAGTAG
- a CDS encoding C40 family peptidase translates to MPEGSPQDSVAGEVAAPADETASVTGQEVCRLAMEHLGTPYRFGGSTAKGFDCSGFARFIFKKVGIELPRSSVEQSRYGHHVPKGELRVGDLLCFNNGRGRFSHVGIYIGHGDFIHSTSTGGRVQIDSLGEPWWTKSLETIRRVLPE, encoded by the coding sequence ATGCCGGAGGGGAGCCCGCAGGACAGCGTCGCCGGGGAGGTCGCGGCGCCGGCGGACGAGACGGCCTCGGTGACGGGGCAGGAGGTCTGCCGGCTGGCGATGGAGCACCTCGGGACGCCGTACCGGTTCGGCGGCTCGACGGCCAAGGGGTTCGACTGCAGCGGGTTCGCGCGGTTCATCTTCAAGAAGGTGGGGATCGAACTGCCGCGGTCGTCGGTGGAGCAGTCCCGGTATGGGCACCACGTGCCGAAGGGCGAGCTGCGGGTGGGCGACCTGCTCTGCTTTAACAACGGGCGCGGGCGCTTCTCGCACGTGGGGATCTACATCGGGCACGGGGACTTCATCCACTCGACGTCCACGGGGGGGCGCGTGCAGATCGACAGCCTGGGCGAACCCTGGTGGACGAAGAGCCTCGAGACGATCCGGCGCGTGCTGCCCGAATGA
- the thiI gene encoding tRNA uracil 4-sulfurtransferase ThiI, with product MHDHLPTDADRTVISAHYAEIALKGKNRHVFLLRLRNNMASQLRGEPVVALNHIESRLLLRLGDPAAALRAAAKLQRVPGIQNLSLAASVPRTGDDAADLARAGEIAAATTRRESGDARTFKVDTRRSDRTFPVPSPQISAQLGAAIVAATALPVDLHAPEFTVHVLVMKREILIFAQKLPGCGGLPVGSSGRVTVLLSGGIDSPVAAWMMMRRGCRPEFVHFYPGRGVAEADSAKIERLVAVLAGYAPQPLVLHLVPSYPYETRAVGTVEDAYDMVLFRRYMFKTAVRFARRENCQAVIAGDSVGQVASQTLPNLAAITPDIRLPILRPLIGMDKLEITALSRRIGAYNISIEPHRDCCSIRSPRPVLNARAVKLLELSEEIGMEDAVNEAVQTSTKLRIGPAGRVDPGPEA from the coding sequence GTGCACGACCACCTGCCGACCGACGCCGACCGCACGGTGATCAGCGCCCACTACGCGGAGATCGCCCTGAAGGGCAAGAACCGCCACGTGTTCCTGCTGCGCCTGCGCAACAACATGGCGTCCCAGTTGCGCGGCGAGCCGGTGGTCGCCCTCAACCACATCGAGAGCCGCCTGCTGCTGCGCCTCGGCGACCCGGCGGCCGCCCTGCGCGCCGCCGCGAAGCTGCAGCGGGTGCCCGGCATCCAGAACCTGTCGCTGGCCGCTTCGGTGCCGCGCACCGGCGACGACGCTGCCGACCTGGCCCGCGCCGGCGAGATCGCCGCCGCCACGACCCGGCGCGAGTCCGGCGACGCCCGCACCTTCAAGGTGGACACGCGCCGCTCCGACCGGACGTTCCCGGTGCCCTCGCCCCAGATCAGCGCGCAGCTCGGCGCCGCGATCGTCGCGGCGACCGCCCTGCCGGTGGACCTGCACGCCCCCGAATTCACGGTGCACGTGCTGGTGATGAAGCGGGAGATCCTGATCTTCGCGCAGAAGCTGCCCGGCTGCGGCGGCCTGCCCGTCGGCTCCAGCGGCCGCGTCACGGTCCTCTTGTCGGGCGGGATCGACTCGCCGGTGGCGGCCTGGATGATGATGCGGCGGGGCTGCCGCCCCGAGTTCGTCCACTTCTACCCGGGCCGCGGCGTCGCCGAGGCCGACTCCGCCAAGATCGAGCGCCTGGTCGCCGTCCTGGCCGGCTACGCCCCCCAGCCGCTGGTGCTGCACCTGGTGCCGTCCTACCCGTACGAGACGCGCGCGGTGGGGACGGTCGAGGACGCCTACGACATGGTGCTGTTCCGGCGCTACATGTTCAAGACGGCGGTGCGCTTCGCGCGGCGCGAGAACTGCCAGGCGGTGATCGCCGGCGACAGCGTCGGCCAGGTCGCCAGCCAGACCCTGCCCAACCTCGCGGCCATCACCCCGGACATCCGCCTGCCGATCCTGCGCCCGCTGATCGGCATGGACAAGCTCGAGATCACCGCGCTGAGCCGCCGCATCGGCGCCTACAACATCTCCATCGAGCCGCACCGCGACTGCTGCTCGATCCGCTCGCCCCGGCCGGTGCTGAACGCCCGCGCCGTCAAGCTGCTGGAGCTGTCGGAGGAGATCGGCATGGAGGACGCCGTGAACGAGGCGGTGCAGACCTCGACCAAGCTGCGGATCGGCCCCGCCGGCCGCGTCGACCCGGGCCCGGAAGCCTGA
- a CDS encoding M1 family aminopeptidase translates to MHTSPKTSAGLVAALLCVVLLAPVAILAAPTDGHAVPVAPSATDHVLDDLTPDSWAYEGKGRILAAAAALADDRMPAMTPEQAAIDVVHYALYLDVDIEQSAIKGACFVTFTPVQTGIRDLVLDFAAGMNVEDVGQVSAAFSPLRWTREGDLLRVRLATAVSPGDTLTVAVVYDGVPQFDGFMGFQFLRRPDGGPIAASLSEPWSARSWWPCKDYPADKATCDVVLAVPAGLTGVSNGAQLPSPPPHPYLPGAAALAPPGSPLAARNKALTDLFCWRESQPLSTYHLSIAVSEYAVLQETYHGLAGDLPLVHFVYPDLADEAAVDFDRLDDMMAFCEEKFGAYPFPGEKYGMALFEWDGAMEHPTATSYGSHFVRGDHFFDTIIMHELSHQWFGNKVTCADWTHIWLQEGFATYVEALWREHNSGPYALKWFMKARSYFSIWDTPLLRDPGVADPWYYFDNLVYHKGAWVLHMLRRVLGDATFFAAMHDYIADRDLATATVTTADFVTACENTSRLELDWFFDQWLLRTTHPELSISWRNETLDGQAVLRLDLRQVQLPDPLTGDDPFVFPLDLTLATAAGDTMVAVWVDQRVMDFHLPVPAAVTAVTVDPMGWLLHSADVVVAVGDGMDVFGLSPLPPQPNPFHGRGILRWRTTAPSSDRLEIHDVRGRLVHEHALPESPAGERVATWDGRDRDGRPCPSGIYVATYISRPRDGSAAIRRTAKITLAR, encoded by the coding sequence ATGCACACATCGCCCAAGACATCAGCCGGCCTGGTCGCCGCCCTGCTCTGCGTCGTGCTCCTGGCACCCGTCGCGATCCTCGCTGCGCCCACCGACGGCCACGCCGTCCCCGTCGCTCCCTCCGCAACCGACCACGTCCTGGACGACCTGACCCCGGACTCCTGGGCCTACGAGGGCAAGGGCCGGATCCTGGCCGCCGCGGCCGCCCTCGCCGACGACCGCATGCCCGCGATGACCCCCGAGCAGGCCGCGATCGACGTCGTGCACTACGCCCTGTACCTCGACGTGGACATCGAACAGTCGGCGATCAAGGGCGCGTGCTTCGTCACCTTCACGCCGGTCCAGACCGGGATCAGGGACCTGGTCCTGGACTTTGCCGCCGGCATGAACGTCGAAGACGTCGGCCAGGTCTCGGCGGCGTTCTCTCCCCTGCGCTGGACGCGCGAGGGCGACCTGCTGCGCGTGCGGCTGGCGACCGCCGTCTCCCCCGGCGACACGCTGACCGTCGCGGTGGTCTACGACGGCGTGCCGCAGTTCGACGGGTTCATGGGCTTCCAGTTCCTGCGGCGCCCGGACGGCGGGCCGATCGCCGCCAGCCTCAGCGAACCCTGGAGCGCCCGCTCCTGGTGGCCGTGCAAGGACTACCCCGCCGACAAGGCCACCTGCGACGTCGTGCTGGCGGTGCCGGCGGGCCTGACCGGCGTCTCCAACGGCGCGCAGCTGCCCTCGCCGCCGCCGCACCCCTACCTGCCCGGCGCCGCCGCGCTCGCCCCGCCCGGCTCGCCGCTCGCCGCGCGCAACAAGGCGCTGACCGACCTGTTCTGCTGGCGCGAGTCGCAGCCCCTGAGCACCTACCACCTGTCGATCGCGGTCAGCGAGTACGCCGTGCTCCAGGAGACCTACCACGGCCTGGCCGGCGACCTGCCGCTGGTCCACTTCGTGTACCCCGACCTCGCGGACGAGGCCGCCGTCGACTTCGACCGCCTGGACGACATGATGGCCTTCTGCGAGGAGAAGTTCGGGGCCTACCCCTTCCCGGGCGAGAAGTACGGCATGGCCCTGTTCGAGTGGGACGGCGCCATGGAACACCCCACGGCCACGTCGTACGGCTCGCACTTCGTGCGCGGCGACCACTTCTTCGACACGATCATCATGCACGAGCTGTCCCACCAGTGGTTCGGCAACAAGGTCACCTGCGCCGACTGGACCCACATCTGGCTGCAGGAGGGGTTCGCGACCTACGTCGAGGCGCTGTGGCGCGAACACAATTCCGGACCCTACGCCCTGAAGTGGTTCATGAAGGCGCGCAGCTACTTCTCGATCTGGGACACGCCCCTGCTGCGCGACCCGGGCGTCGCGGACCCCTGGTACTACTTCGACAACCTGGTCTACCACAAGGGCGCCTGGGTCCTGCACATGCTGCGGCGGGTGCTCGGCGACGCGACGTTCTTCGCGGCCATGCACGACTACATCGCCGACCGCGACCTCGCCACCGCGACGGTGACCACCGCCGACTTCGTCACGGCGTGCGAGAACACCAGCCGCCTGGAACTCGACTGGTTCTTCGACCAGTGGCTCCTGCGCACCACGCACCCCGAGCTGTCGATCTCCTGGCGCAACGAGACGCTGGACGGCCAGGCCGTGCTGCGCCTCGACCTGCGCCAGGTCCAGTTGCCCGACCCCCTGACCGGCGACGATCCCTTCGTCTTCCCCCTGGACCTGACCCTCGCCACGGCCGCCGGCGACACCATGGTGGCCGTGTGGGTGGACCAGCGGGTCATGGACTTCCACCTGCCCGTCCCCGCCGCGGTGACGGCGGTGACGGTCGACCCCATGGGCTGGCTGCTGCACTCCGCCGACGTCGTCGTCGCGGTGGGCGACGGCATGGACGTCTTCGGCCTGAGCCCGCTGCCCCCCCAGCCCAACCCCTTCCACGGCCGCGGCATCCTGCGCTGGCGGACCACCGCCCCGAGCAGCGACCGCCTGGAGATCCACGACGTCCGCGGCCGCCTCGTCCACGAGCACGCCCTGCCCGAGTCCCCAGCCGGCGAGCGCGTCGCGACCTGGGACGGCCGCGACCGGGACGGCCGCCCCTGCCCGTCCGGCATCTACGTCGCCACCTACATCAGCCGCCCCCGGGACGGCTCCGCCGCGATCCGCCGCACCGCCAAGATCACGCTGGCCCGTTGA